TATCCATATAGTTGAGAAAAAGGTAATATATCTAATTTCGCAACCGCAAGTGCTTATACGTTATAAGTTGAGTAACTGTTAGGTGCCTCCAGTGTAACAGATTTAAACTGTGATCAATACCGGTTAGTTATACCCGGATGTAGGTTGTCTCTGAGCCGTCTAAATATAATAGCGGAGTTTATCCACTATTTAAAGATTACAGTATAATAGCCCGGCATGTCCCCACTTAGTATCTGTAGTGCTATTTGCACTTTGTTAATATTAAGTACACCTCTTGTCCATATTATTGGTACTATATTTGCAAACTAGATTGCCCACATATGTTTTGGAACGAAGTTCCAGTTGTAATGCTGTTATGCTTTAATCATTGCGGTATCTAGTTGTAAATTACGATTAACTTAAATCTAGTAACATGGCGTTACCCACTCGGTTAGAAGGGAAATTACACCTGAGTACACCACCGCTAGTATTGCTAGGTTCTATGTTGAATAACTATTATTAATGTTTTGTGCATAGGAGCATACTGGGATGCAGCTTCACTTTGACTATATAAAAGGCGTCTGTcactactgacgcgtttcgcccgtacaGGGCTTTCTCAAAGCCCTGTACGAGCGAAACGCGTCAGTAGTGACAGACGCCTTTTATATAGTCAAAGTGAAGCTGCATCCCAGTATGCTCCTatgcgcaaaaacataatttatgtaagaacttacctgataaattcatttctttcatattagcaagagtccatgagctagtgacgtatgggatatacattcctaccaggaggggcaaagtttcccaaacctcaaaatgcctataaatacacccctcaccacacccacaaatcagtttaacgaatagccaagaagtggggtgataagaaaaaagtgcgaaagcataaaaaataaggaattggaataattgtgctttatacaaaaaaatcataaccaccacaaaaaagggtgggcctcatggactcttgctaatatgaaagaaattaatttatcaggtaagttcttacataaattatgttttctttcatgtaattagcaagagtccatgagctagtgacgtatgggataattaatacccaagatgtggatcttccacgcaagagtcactagagagggagggataaaaataaagacagccaattccgctgaaaataatccacacccaaaataaagtttaaatcttataatgaaaaaaactgaaattataagcagaagaatcaaactgaaacagctgcctgaagtacttttctaccaaaaactgcttcagaagaagaaaacacatcaaaatggtagaatttagtaaaagtatgcaaagaagaccaagttgctgctttgcaaatctgatcaaccgaagcttcattcctaaacgcccaggaaatagaaactgacctagtagaatgagctgtaatcttttgaggcggagttttacccgactcaacataagcatgatgaattaaagatttcaaccaagatgccaaagaaatggcagaggccttctgacctttcctagaaccggcaaagataacaaatagactagaagtctttcggaaatttttagtagcttcaacataatatttcaaagctctaactacatccaaagaatgcaaagatctctccttagaattcttaggattaggacacaatgaaggaaccacaatttctctactaatgttgttagaattcacaaccataggtaaaaatttaaaagaagttcgcatcaccgccttatcctgatgaaaaatcagaaaaggagattcacaaactgatttgtgggtgtggtgaggggtgtatttataggcattttgaggtttgggaaactttgcccctcctggtaggaatgtatatcccatacgtcactagctcatggactcttgctaattacatgaaagaaacattaataATAGTTATTCAACATAGAACCTAGCACTAGCGGTGGTGTACTCAGGTGTAATTTCCCTTCTAACCGAGTGGGTAACGCCATGTTACTAGATTTAAGTTAATCGTAATTTACAACTAGATACCGCAATGATTAAAGCATAACAGCATTACAAATGGAACTTAGTTCCAAAACATATTTGGGCAATCTAGTTTGCAAATATAGTACCAATAATATGGACAAgaggtgtacttaaagggacagtctacaccaaaaatgttcttatttaaaaagatagataatccctttattacccattccccatttttgcataaccaacacagtaatattaatatactttttacctctgtgataaccttgtatctaagcctttgcagacagcctccttatctaagtgcctttgacagacatgcagtgtagtcaatcagtgaagactcctaaataacttcacgggagtgagcacaatgttatctatatgacacatgtgaactagcacagtcaaactgtgaaaaactttcaaaatgctctgagctaggaggcggttttcaactgtttagaaatcagtttgagcctagctaggtttagctttttaaaaataccaccaagggaacaaagtaaatttgatgataaaagtaaataggaaagttgtttaaaattgcgtgccctatctgaatcatgaaagtttagttttgactttactgtccctttaatattaacaaaGTGCAAATAGCACTACAGATACTAAGTGGGGACATGCCGGGCTATTATACTGTAATCTTTAAATAGTGGATAAACTCCGCTATTATATTTAGACGGCTCAGAGACAACCCACATCCGGGTATAACTAACCGGTATCGATCACAGTTTAAATCTGTTACACTGGAAGCACCTAACAGTTACTCAACTTATAACGTATAAGCACTTGTGGTTGCGAAATTAGATATATTACCTTTTTCTCAACTATATGGAAAACGCTAAGTTGGTAAATTTAGGATAGTCTTAATTTACAAGTGTACACCTCAAAGATAATAACGCAACAATAATAGATGCTATTTGAGTTCATACCATTTGTGGAAAACCGAGtataaacattaataaataaaaattatatcagaTACTTGAATTAAAGTTTAATCAGTGAAACAAAACTATACATAAGAGTTGGGCACACACTATGTTACTATAATCATTGAtattatacaaacaaatatatCATTGACACACGGCGTGCATGTAACCCTCATCCGGGTACAATAAACCAGTAACAAACACTGTTTTGAAACATATATTGTATCCAATGGAGCTCAATAAACAAGTATAATCTATATCTCCCACTTGAGGGATCAGAGAAACACAAAataatattaaccctatctaatttAGCTTCCGTGATGGAAAGATTtcgtaatatatattatttaaaatgatatgctctccaATCGGATAGCATTtaaaccacacacatacatatgactAAATTTCCACACACTAGTTATACAATCTGTGTTACTCTATAAGAAATGTAATATACTATATATAGAAGCTACCATCTAAGTGTATATTCAGATCACCAATATGCAAATTAGTTATTATCAGATCCATATTCTGAATTGAATGTGATAGACACTGTGTACTCCCCAGCCACAATCTTATGTATTGTATGCGGACAATAGAATAAGTGTATGCACACAAATAGTATAAATTCAACGAGAGAATCATTAACTCGTGTACTTAACTTATGATCTCTGCTGACTTATATTGCATACTGGCAACGATTAACAACTGCTAATACAGGTTGATATTGAACCAGTACCACATACTGCATATATAGAGACAGCATTTAATGAGGAAATCATGAATTTCTGTATTGATCAAGTGATCTCTTTATACATATAGGGCATGGTGACAGTGGTTCAAGATTACACAATAACCTGTGAGATTCTAGATACTGGATCTGACCCCAAAAGTGATCATAGATACACTACCTTTGCTCATAATACTTTCCCATTCGAGGGACCGACATTGTTAATTAAGGAATGCATAGTAGTTATCTATCTTAAGTATTTAAATCATAACCCTGCAGTAAGGAGTAGAATTATCTCTCCCTTAATATATCAATACACTAAAATACCTGCTACAACTAGGATTATTTAACAGGGTACCTTACACCATTGACTCATGTGATCAACACATTAATATCAACTCTTGTACCAATACAGCCAGGGGTAACCCAGAATTCTATAACCATCTGTGTGATCCTAATATAAGTACCACAATATACTACTATTCACTATATTTATATCATTGAATGAATCACAGATTGAATTTAGACTCACAATTCAACGATTAGTAATTCTAGTATTTACAGAAAGCTGCAGCTTTCCACCTGATACTATCTATAATAGGCACCCTCTAGTTACATGAGGGCATAGGAGATCTTTATATCCCAAACTGCCATATTGGTAATGACACATTGCATGACATATATTTAGGCATCTACTTTGTGTCCTCAATATACAACAGTGATTAAGACAGCTTCactttgagtttttttaaatttctgtgttGTGTGTATAATTGTTTACAGTTTTTAATGGAAactttaataaaggttatattttaatttttctctaACTTGTACCACTcctaagtctgggcatagagtgctagatGTGCATACTTTTCCCAGTGGTAAGTGTCTATACTTCCACTACTAGAATTTGATTCGATTTATGCACAGCACCAACTCACCTGTATCACTTCCAATCCAAAGTGTAAAAGACTTAGAAATACACTCAGGAGGAAAACTATAGTGAGGATCGCCTTAATAGTGCCATTGTTAAAATTGTTTCTTTGTAATATAATAATTTATtgagatatgaatatatatatatactgtatatgtcttgatatctcgagatctatatgcgaatatctcaaAGAAAAGCCTTCTGAGATATTGCTAAATGTGCATAagtgtaatgtgaaatcttttaaTATCTCcaaagttaaacatatctctatacatataaatccatgtttctctatgtatgtgtatgtatgtcaatgtaaaatccctgtgccagcttttttttctaacacctgagatctcctttcttttagcccttataacttttatgtgcaatatttttataaatatttttattagacagagttaatatgagtgtaagagtattttgtaatgtatttttaaagtgttttgtgaaacttttatgttgcggaaaacttAACTTATGTTGTGCGCACAATCGTGATTTCTcaaaacttgtaatacctacgcaatggaaattgattgcgaaaagaccatatcgcacaCGGAAAACTGataccgcgcgacttgtaatcttgcccttagagaGGCTGTAGTGCATTTCTTGGAATTTATCTTTACCCTTTAACCTGATGCACAGTGATTGTTATGGCTGCAAGAGAGAACAAAAATAGCCCCCATATATAATTTAGTAGAGGTATACTTAACCATTAATGCACGTGTGTATTACACAAAAGTGTTTAATATTAATTACATATCTAAATGTGGAAATTAAGTATATATTTGTAGTATTCACTTATTTATCCAGAGACAGTATCACTCTGATATACTTTATTaactaatatttttattgaataatagcTGTCTTATATACCTTATATAAACATGTATCACATTgggtagtatacagtatatattaatttaaaGAACCCATTCATTACCTGTTCAGAAACACCTTCCCCATAGCGAAGCAGTGtaacaaaatgttcacagttaTTTCCTAATATATCATAGCATACTTCTTGGCCAATGAGAATTTCTGCCCGCTGGATGATTTCCTCTGCAGGTAGAGGGCTATATTTATCATCATATTTATTGTTGACTTTGTAAGTATCATTTCCAACCACATCCTTTAAGAGCTGCATTTTGACGAGGGCCTTCCTGCtgaagacagacttggcacttgagAAAGAAGCAGCGGTTGTCTCCTCTATAAATAAGTCAAACAAAAGAGAGTGCTTTGCTTTTATTTCCATTTGATACAAAAAAAGCATTAATACAAGCtcaaacaataaaataatactGAAGAGAACCTTTAAGAAAACCAAGTACAACCTAATTCACACACTAATTCAAAGGTATGTGCTGGTGAATTGGGCTGTGTATCAAGTTGAAAATACAATCAACTATTTGGTTTTATATATTCCACTCTAAATCATTATTGTGATATGTAAAACAATTCAGCTTATTTGATATTATTACACagtctgcatattattattagctCAAACCATTCCCTAATAAGTAATCTATCCCTGAGTAAAGCATGAGATATTGTGCATTGTTTTAAATATTCCTCTATCTATTCTAGCTCAGTCAACAATGTTACCTTTATTATACTTGTTAACTAATGTAATCAGTTTTTTTTGCCCTAAATAAGCAAAGCATTGAGAGGCTTCTCAATTGGGGTACATTTCACCAAGCCATACATTACGATATGAGACA
This genomic stretch from Bombina bombina isolate aBomBom1 chromosome 4, aBomBom1.pri, whole genome shotgun sequence harbors:
- the PLAAT1 gene encoding phospholipase A and acyltransferase 1 isoform X2; amino-acid sequence: MASEINNEEIPANLQPGDLIEIFRPAYQHWALYLGDGYVINVAPLEETTAASFSSAKSVFSRKALVKMQLLKDVVGNDTYKVNNKYDDKYSPLPAEEIIQRAEILIGQEVCYDILGNNCEHFVTLLRYGEGVSEQANKAISAIGFVTAAAGAFSLLGIFPNKSRHGH